ATCTGCGTGGTGCCACGCTGCAGCACCCGGATCGTCACTCCTGCCATGACCGAGTCGCCGGCCGTGGGGGTGTACACGTTGTTGTTGTCCCGGTCGAAGAAGAGGATTCCGGAAACGGTCCCCGTCGAGTCGAGCGGCGCCACCGGTTCCGGATCGTCGATGCAGGCCGCGAACGCGAGCGCGCCGGCACACACCGTCAGCATGCGGCGCAGGCGCGGGATGGTGAAAGACATGGGCGATTTCATGGTGTCACATCGCTGGCGAAGCGCGGCTTGATCTGCGCCGTGCCGTTGAATTGCGTGAGAATGCCGGTCACGGTGTACGTGGAACCGACCGTGAAGTTGGCGCGTGTCAGCCCCAGCAGCGGGCCACCCACGCGCACCTGCATCGGGGTCGTGCCCACCGTGCCGGTGACCGTGAACGCCGTGGCCGTGCCGGTTGCCACGCTGGTCACGGTGAAACCGGCCACGCGCACCAACTGTCCATCGCGTGCGAGAGACGCGGCTTCGGGACCGGTGAGTGTCACCGGCGCCACCACCGAACCGGTACCGGTGCGGGCAATGGCCGCGCTGCCCAGTTGCAACTGACCACTGAAGAGACTGCGGCTGCCCGTCACTTCCACCGTGTTGCCCAGCTTGAGCGTCGCACTGTCGGCGGTGGGCGCACTGAAGGCCGCGATGCCACCCGTGGCATCCTGCACCCAGATTTCCGAGTTGACGTTGTTGGTGCCGCTAGTGAACGCACCCGGTGGGGCGGTGATGCGTCCGGCGATCGTGTAGGTGGTGCCATTCACGCCCGACGCGCGCACCGTGCCGATGGGTGTGATCGCGGCGCCGAGTTCGAGATCGCCGGTATCACGGATCTTGAGTTGCGCCGTCGCGTTGAAGCGCGTGAGCACACCCGTGACGTTGTAGCGATTGCCGACGGTGAAGCTCTCACGGGAAAGTCCCGTCGCCACACCGGCAATACGCAATTGCAGCGTGTCGCCCGCGGCATCGGTGCCCAGCACGGTGAATGCCGCCCCGGTGCCGGTGGGCACCGAAACGATCGTGAGATTCGGCACCCGCACCAGCTGGCCGTCTCGCGTCAGCGCATTGGCCTGCGCCGCACTCTGCGCGACGGGCACCACCGGCGTTCCGGCACCGAGATTGCGCACGCGGGAGATGGTGATCTGCGACTGTGCACTGAACACACTGCGCGCACCCGTGATCTCCAGTCGATCGCCCAGGCGATACAGCGCGCTGTCGGCGTTGGGGATCGAAAACGCGGCGATACCGCCGGTGGCGTCCTGCACCCAGACTTCCGAATTGGCGCCAGACGCAAACGGACCGGGGCGTACCACGAGGTTACCCACCACGGCGACCGTGGTCCCCACGGCCCGTGCCCGCGCATCGGCAATCGGAATGATGAGCGCGCCGGTGAAGATGCCGTTCACCGTGGCGGTACCGCCCGCCGCCACCGTGACCTCACGCGACGCACCTGCCGCGTACGTGATGGTGGCCGGGTTCTCCAGCACCACCGTGTAGGCGCCCGGTGCGAGATACTGGAAGGCGAACAGCCCCTGCGCATCGGCCAGTACCGAATCGACACGCACGGCTCCCCGACGCAGCACCACCGCGAGTCCATCGCCCGGTGTATCGCCAGTGCCGAAAGACCCATTCCCGTCGTCGTCTCGGAAGATGCGTCCGCTGACCGTACCCGGAAGCCAGCCGTAACGGACATCCTCGGCGCGCACCTGCCCCGTGGCACTCACCGACACCCGCGGCGTGAGGGACGTCGTGAGAACGGTGCCAGCCGGAATTGCCGCCGACACCACCAGCGTGTACGCCCCCGGGGTCACCTGGGAGAATGTGGCCAGTCCACCGGCAGCCGATGTCGCCACCGCCGACGCGCCCTCGCCTGTGGTGGGGGCCAGCGTCAGTGCCACACCGGTCAGTCCGCTGTCGGCCGCCGTGTAGGTGCCGGAGTTGTCACGATCGATATAGACACGGATGGCCACGTCGGCGGCCTTGCCGGCCGGTGCGACCGCTTCGTCACAGGCAGTGATGCCGAGCGCCATGGCTCCGATGAGCGCCCAGGCACGGGGGATCCGTCGGGGTCCCTGGCAGCCGGAGGGATCTCCGGACCGGGACCGCGGACCTGCCAATGCGGGAGGAATGGGAACAGTCATACAGGGTGTGGAGAGAGCGACAAGGAACAACGTTTGAAACCACGCACGGGCAATATGCAGCAGGTTCCGCACGTTGGTACCGCTGGTTCTGTACCGAACAGTCATCAATCGG
The nucleotide sequence above comes from Gemmatimonas aurantiaca. Encoded proteins:
- a CDS encoding SdrD B-like domain-containing protein; this encodes MALGITACDEAVAPAGKAADVAIRVYIDRDNSGTYTAADSGLTGVALTLAPTTGEGASAVATSAAGGLATFSQVTPGAYTLVVSAAIPAGTVLTTSLTPRVSVSATGQVRAEDVRYGWLPGTVSGRIFRDDDGNGSFGTGDTPGDGLAVVLRRGAVRVDSVLADAQGLFAFQYLAPGAYTVVLENPATITYAAGASREVTVAAGGTATVNGIFTGALIIPIADARARAVGTTVAVVGNLVVRPGPFASGANSEVWVQDATGGIAAFSIPNADSALYRLGDRLEITGARSVFSAQSQITISRVRNLGAGTPVVPVAQSAAQANALTRDGQLVRVPNLTIVSVPTGTGAAFTVLGTDAAGDTLQLRIAGVATGLSRESFTVGNRYNVTGVLTRFNATAQLKIRDTGDLELGAAITPIGTVRASGVNGTTYTIAGRITAPPGAFTSGTNNVNSEIWVQDATGGIAAFSAPTADSATLKLGNTVEVTGSRSLFSGQLQLGSAAIARTGTGSVVAPVTLTGPEAASLARDGQLVRVAGFTVTSVATGTATAFTVTGTVGTTPMQVRVGGPLLGLTRANFTVGSTYTVTGILTQFNGTAQIKPRFASDVTP